The genome window TGGCTTTCTTTTATTTCTGCAATTTCTGTATAGACAGAAATTAATGGCCAAAAAAAGGGGCGCGCCTTTCGGCTCGCCCGGGGAATTTACGGTTTGGTGCGCCGCATGGTCTTGCTGATCCTTGCGCCCATGCCCAGCGTCTTCATCAGTGTCTCGGGCTTCATGCGCAGCATCTCGTCAGACCAGGTGGTCAGGATTTCCAGGAACTCCAGCGTCTCGCGCACGCGCTGTTCGGTGGCGCGGCTTTCGTTGTCAATTTCCGGGCTGGCCAGACTGTCGCGCAGCATGGTCAGCGTAGGATCGATTTCGCGTTGCCGGCGCCCTTCGACGATCAGCTTGAACAGTTCCCAGATATCGGTGGACGTTTCAAAGTGGTCGCGGCGGTCTTCCATGACGTGTACCACCCGGGCCAGACGCCAGGACTGCAATTCCTTGAGGCTGTTGCTGACATTCGAGCGCGCAACACCCAGGGTTTCGGCGATTTCTTCAGCGGGAACGGGGCGGCCAAGCAAGTAGAGCAGGGCGTGGATCTGGGCGACCGTGCGGTTCACGCCCCAGCGCGAACCCATTTCGCCCCAGTGCAGGATGAATCGTTCGGCGATCGGAGTCAGTTTCATGGAGCCAATGTAGGAGGTTTCTGTTATTTCTGTCAAGACAGAAATAACAGAAACCTTCACTGCCTATGAATGCCCAGATCAGGCTTGAGCCCGCGGCCGGGTTTCCGCTTCCGCCGCTTGCTGCGCGGCGGGCTTGAGCTCGCGCCGTAAAATCTTGCCCACGTTGGTGCGCGGCAAGTCATCACGGAACTCGACGTAGCGCGGCACTTTGTAGCCGGTCAGTTGCGTGCGGCAATGGGCGATCAACGTCTCGGCGTCCAGCCCCGGATCTTTGCGGATGACATAGAGTTTGACGGCCTCGCCGGAGCGTTCGTCGGGCACGCCGACCGCCGCCACTTCGCGCACGCCCGGATGCAACGCGGCGACGTCCTCGACCTCGTTCGGGTACACGTTGAAACCCGAGACCAGAATCATGTCTTTCTTGCGGTCGACCAGAAACACATAACCGGTCTCGTCGACATAACCGATATCGCCGGTGCGCAGGAAGCCGTCGGGATACATGACCAGTGCTGTTTCATCGGGACGGTTCCAATAGCCCCGCGTGACCTGTGGCCCGCGCACGCAGATCTCGCCGCTTTCGCCGATGCCTAGCTCGCGGCCGTCGTCATCGCGGATGGATAGCTCGGTGGACGGTACGGGCAATCCGATGGAGCCGGTGAAGACCTTTACGTCCAGATGGTTGATCGTGACCGCAGGCGAGGTCTCGGTCAGCCCATAAGCCTGAGCGATCGATATGCCGGTCACGGCGCGCCAGCGGTCGGCCACCGAGCGCTGCACCGCCATGCCGCCGCCCATCGTCAGGCGCAGACGCGAGAAATCCAGCCGCGCGAAATCGGCGTTATTCAGCATGGCGTTGAAAAGCGTATTCACGCCAGTGAAGGCGGAAAATGGCACCTTGCCCATCTCTTTTACCAGCGAGGGAATGTCGCGCGGATTCAGGATGAGCAGGTTGCTTGCCCCCAGCTTCATGAAGGTCAGGCAGTTCGCCGTCAGCGCAAAGATGTGATACAGCGGCAAGGCTGTCACGATGCACTCTTCGCCATCTTTTACGAGCGGCCGGACCCAGGTATAGGCCTGGGTAACGTTTGCCACCAGATTGCCGTGCGAGAGCATGGCGGCCTTGGCCACGCCGGTTGTGCCGCCTGTGTATTGCAGGCAGGCCAGATCGTCGGGCGTGAGCGGGACATCGGTGAATGGCATGGCGCTCGCCGCGCGCAAGGCATCGCGCAGGCGGATGGCGCCGGGCAGGGACCATGCCGGCACCAGCCGCTTGATGCGTCGAACCACAAAGTCCACCAGACGGCCCTTGACCGGACCCAGCATGTCGCCGATGGACGTGACCAGCACGCGTTCGATTGCCGTCTGAGGCAAGGCTTTTTCTACGGTGGCCGCGAAGTTGTCCGCGACCACAATCGCGCGCGCTCCCGAGTCGGCCAGCTGGTGTTCAAGCTCGTGAGCGGTGTAGAGCGGGTTGCAATTGACCACGATGCAGCCGGCGCGAAGCGCGCCGAACAGGCAGACGGGGTATTGCAACAGGTTGGGCATCATCAGCGCGATACGGTCGCCGTGACGGAATCCATTGGCGTGCAGCCATGCCGCAAAGCTGCGCGTCAATACATCCAGCTCGGCGTAGGTGATCGCCCGTCCCATGCTGATATACGCGGTCTTGTCCGGAAAGCGCCGGCAGCTTTCCTGGACGATAGAGACGAGCGTCGTGACGCCGTCCATCTCGATCTCTGCGGGAACGCCATAGGGGTAGCTCTTTTGCCAGATTCGTTCCATCTTTGTGGGATTCCGCCTAGTTGCCCAACAGGGCTTTCTTGAGGGAGGTCTGAGCCGGGTTGTCGCCCAGCCAGA of Achromobacter seleniivolatilans contains these proteins:
- a CDS encoding GbsR/MarR family transcriptional regulator, which produces MKLTPIAERFILHWGEMGSRWGVNRTVAQIHALLYLLGRPVPAEEIAETLGVARSNVSNSLKELQSWRLARVVHVMEDRRDHFETSTDIWELFKLIVEGRRQREIDPTLTMLRDSLASPEIDNESRATEQRVRETLEFLEILTTWSDEMLRMKPETLMKTLGMGARISKTMRRTKP
- a CDS encoding AMP-binding protein, with the translated sequence MERIWQKSYPYGVPAEIEMDGVTTLVSIVQESCRRFPDKTAYISMGRAITYAELDVLTRSFAAWLHANGFRHGDRIALMMPNLLQYPVCLFGALRAGCIVVNCNPLYTAHELEHQLADSGARAIVVADNFAATVEKALPQTAIERVLVTSIGDMLGPVKGRLVDFVVRRIKRLVPAWSLPGAIRLRDALRAASAMPFTDVPLTPDDLACLQYTGGTTGVAKAAMLSHGNLVANVTQAYTWVRPLVKDGEECIVTALPLYHIFALTANCLTFMKLGASNLLILNPRDIPSLVKEMGKVPFSAFTGVNTLFNAMLNNADFARLDFSRLRLTMGGGMAVQRSVADRWRAVTGISIAQAYGLTETSPAVTINHLDVKVFTGSIGLPVPSTELSIRDDDGRELGIGESGEICVRGPQVTRGYWNRPDETALVMYPDGFLRTGDIGYVDETGYVFLVDRKKDMILVSGFNVYPNEVEDVAALHPGVREVAAVGVPDERSGEAVKLYVIRKDPGLDAETLIAHCRTQLTGYKVPRYVEFRDDLPRTNVGKILRRELKPAAQQAAEAETRPRAQA